The Gemmatimonas sp. genome includes the window CACGCCCAAGGGGATCGTGGAAGGCTGGGAGAAAGGGAAGTACCTGCAGAACCGCGACGCTGATGCGCTGATTCGCGGGCTACTCGATCGCGAAACGCTGGAGAAGCGCGCGGCGAAGGCCGGCGTGACGCTGCCGGTGATCGTCGATCCCGCCGCGGCAGCGGCAATCGCCGTCTGAACCCGAGGACGCTCCCATCGCACTGATCATCACCCACGAGCTGACGCGTCGGTTCGGCGACGTCACCGCGCTCGATGGCCTCACCGTGTCCATCGAGCCGGGCATTACCGGCTTGGTGGGGTCGAATGGGGCCGGGAAGAGCACGCTGGTGAAGATTCTGCTTGGCCTGCTCGATCCGTCGAGTGGGTCGGCGCAGGTGATGGGACATGATGTGGTGCGAGAGAACCGCGCGATCCGCTCACTCGTGGGCTACATGCCCGAGCATGACTGTCTGCCTCCGGAGATGACGGCAGCGGAGTTCGTGTCGTTCATGGCCCGTTGCTCCGGGCTTCCCGCGACGGCGGCGCGCGAGCGGGCGGCCGAAGTGCTACGTCATGTGGGGCTGTTCGAGGAGCGGTACCGGCCCATGCGCGGCTACTCCACCGGTATGGCGCAGCGCGTGAAACTGGCGCAGGCGCTGGTGCACGATCCGCGCATTCTGGTGCTCGACGAGCCCACGAACGGACTCGATCCTGCCGGCCGCGACGAGATGCTGGCACTGATTCAGCGCACGGGGCGCGAGTTCGGCATTTCGGTGTTGGTGTCGTCGCACCTGTTGGGTGAGCTCGAGCGCGTGTGCGAGCATGTCGTCTTGATCGACGCGGGGCGCCTGGTGCGTGCGGAACGACTGGGCGCGCTCATCGGTGAGACGAGCACGTTGCTGGTGGAAGTCGACGGCGACGTGGACGCGTATTGTGCCGCGTTGGTGGCGCAGGGGTTGGTGGTGCAGCGCGAGCTGTTGCGCGCGCTGGTGGACCTGCCGAACGGCGACGACGCCGAGAGTGTGGCGCGGGTGTTCGCCACGCATGACATCGTGCGCGATGTCGCGGTGGCGACCGGCGTGGGACTGTTGCGCATCGAACGCCGGCGCGGACATCTGGAAGACCTGTTCGCCGGAGCCAACACGTGAGCCAACACGTGTTCCAACACGTGAGCGATCGCGTCAGCGATACCACGATTCACGACCTCGGCTATCGACGCTATGAGGGTGCGCGGGACGGCGTGCGCGGAGCGTGGCGCGCGCTGTTTGCGCAGGGATTCCGCGCGATGTTCGGATTTGGTCGTCCACTCAAGTCGAAGGCGGTGCCCGCGTTCGTGCTGGCGGCTACGATGCTGCCGTGTCTTGCCACGCTGGCGGCGTCGTCCGCCACCAAGGGGCAGTTGCCGATCATGTACGGCGGCCTGATTCAGGCGCAGCTCATTCTGTTCGTACTGTTCGCCGCCGCGCAGGCGCCGGAGGTGATGAGTCACGATCAGCAGCATCGCGTGCTGCCACTGATTCTCACGCGCGACGTGACGCGCGACGTGTACACCAGCGCGCGGGTCGCGGCCGTGCTGTGTGCGCTGCTGGTGGTCTGTGCCGCGCCATTGCTGTTGCTGTACATCGGCGAGATCGGCATCGCGGTCGATCCGGCCACCGCGTTCTCCAAGATGGGCACAAAGGCCGGCCCGGTGCTGATGCAGGCCACGCTCACCGCGTGGGTGATCGGGGGAATCGGCGGTGCGATGGCGTCGATGACGCCGCGCCGCGCCTATGCCACGACGTCGGTGATCGGTGTGTTTCTGGTAGCGGCGGCGGTGTCCATCGGGCTCGACGATCTGGCCGGCATCTCTGCCGACGTCTCGGGGTTCATCGATCCGCTGCGTTCGTTGCACAAAATGGCGCTGATTCTATTCGGCGAGAAGAATCGCGCGATGGAGCTGGCGCCACCGCCGCCGCTGTGGATGTTCGCGGTGCTGGCGCTATCGCTCGGGGCGGCCGGTGTGCTCGCGACGTTCTGGCGCGTGCGCCGCGTGCGCGTATGAGCACCTCGCAGAGCGTCTTGCAGATTCCACTGGCGTTCGATCACGTCTCTCACTGGTACGGTGACGTGGTGGCGGTCAATGATGTGACCTGTGCCATCGAGGCGGGCATCACCGGATTGCTGGGTCCGAACGGCGCGGGCAAGAGCACGATGCTGCAGATGGCGGCAGGACTGTTGGCGCCATCCAGCGGCACGGTGCGCGTGTATGGCGAGTCGCCGCTCGAGCGCCCGTCGATCTTCCGCCATGTGGCGCTGGTGCCGGAACGGGAGGCGCTGCCCTCGATGTTGTCGGCGCGCGCCTTCGTGGAAGCGCGCGCCGTACTGCTTGGGCTGCGCGATCCCAAAATGGCCGCGCTGCGCGCGCTCACGACGGTCGAGATGGACACCGTGGCGGATCGCAAAGTGGGTGGCTTCAGCAAAGGCATGCGACAGCGCACCAAGCTGGCGGCGGCGCTCGTGCACGAGCCGACGCTGTTGTTGCTGGACGAGCCGTTCAACGGACTTGATCCGCGTCAGCGCATGCACATGATGCGACTGCTGGAAGACCGTGCGGGTGAAGGCACGGCCGTCTTGCTCAGTTCACACATTCTCGAAGAGATCGAAGGGGTGGCGTCGCGCATTTTGGTGATGTTGTCCGGGCGACTCGCGGCGAGTGGCGATCATCGCACGCTGAGGCGCATGATGACCGATCGGCCGCACACCGTGCGCATTCGCTCCACCAACGATCGTTCGCTGGCCTCGGTGCTGCTGGCATCACCTTCGGTCATGGGCGTCGATATCGAGGCTGATGCCTTGATCGTACGCACGATTGATTACACCGGCTTTGCGCATCACATCGCGGCCGTCGCGCAACAGGCGTCGATTACGCTGCTCGAAGTGCAGCCCACAGATGAATCGCTGGAGCACGTATTCGCCTACCTGGTGGCCCGATGAGCGTGGCGTACGGTCGTATCTCTCCGTGGGCGACGGCGCGCGTGCTGGTTCAGCTCGCGTGGGCCCGCACCTTCTCGGTCACGCTGGTGGTGGGGGTGATCGGACTCCTGTTGCTGCCGGTGCTCTTCGCGTTGGCGTTTGCCGCACGCGGGAGCCTGAGCGGGGATCCGGTGGTGTTTCTGGTGCAGCGCTACGACACGCTGGTGTGCGGACTGGCCATGCCGTTGATCGGCTTGTTGCTGGGCACCAGCGCGTTTAGCGCCGAGACAGATGACGGCACGCTGCTGTATCTCGTGACGACCACGACGCCGCGATGGTGGATAGCCTGCGTGCGCGTGCTGTATGCGTCGATCGTGACGGGAGTGCTGTCGGCGTTTGCGGTGTGGAGCACGGGTGCGATCGCCGCCGACGGCAGCAATCCGGAGCATGTCACCACGGCGTTCACGGTGGCCGTGCTGTTCGGTGGCGTGACGTACGCGGCGCTGTTCACGGCGCTCGCGTTGCTGACGCGTCGGGCGCTGGTGGCCGGCCTGGTGTACGTACTGTTCTGGGAAGGCGCGCTGAGTCGCACGTTTCCGGCGCTCAATTATCTCAGCGTGCGACAGTGGACCCTGTCGGTGGCCGCATCACTGACCGAGTCATCCGAGCAGGCCCTGCAAACTGGTCCGTCGCTCGCGGCGTCACTGATGGGCGCTGCGGTGTTGGTGGTGCTCTCGGTGTATGTCGGTGGGCGGAGATTGCAGCGACCGCGAATTACACGATAACGGCGAAGTAAGGGGTTCGGAGTAGGGAGTAGGGGGTACTCCATACTCCGTACTCCATACCCCCTACTCCATACCCCGTACTCGTTACGCCTTACTTCGCTTTTAGCGCTGCCTGCAGCTCCAGATCCGGGATCGCCTTTCGCAGCACATGGTCGATCTGCGTGAGTCGTGCGGCCGGCGAACGCTCGGCCAGCAGCCGATACCGGCTCTCGAGATCGAGGTCGATCATCGCGCCGACACTCCACGCGACCTGTGCAGCGTCGTCGGGCAGGTTGGGGAGCGGATCGGTGTCGTCGTTCAGCGTGCGCACGGCCTGCACGACGCGTTTGAAGTTGGCGAGCACTTCATCGGCGGCGACCGCCAGCGCGACGGGGGCGTAGCCGGTGTGGTCGAGCACGACGGTGCCGGTGGCCACGTGATATGGTGCGTCGTGTTCGATGAACGCCGTGAGCGCGAAGCGTTCGCGCCCTGTGACGATGATGTTGGCGCGACCATCGGGCATCACGTCTACATCGGTCACTTCGGCCACGCACCCCATGCGTCCCGCCGGTAAGTCGCGTTCGGCGACGCCAGGCATAGCCGCGATGATGCCGAAGCGCCCGTCGCCGTCACGCACATCGGCCAGCATCTGCCGATAGCGCGGCTCGAAGAGATGCAGTGGCAACATCGTGCCCGGGAAGAGCACGACGCCCAGCGGGAAGATGGGAAGCAGGAGATCCGTCACTCGGGAAATATCTAGCGAAAGCTGGTCGTGCGCTCGATGGCGTGACGATGCGAACGGAATCCGTCATCGGCACCGCGACCGAGGGCCACCATGGCGGTCATCGTGGCGCTGGCCGGGATGTCGAGAATGGCCTTCACCTGGTCGGGCTGAAAGCCGAGCATCGGCGAGGTGTCGAAGCCTTCCGATGTGGCGATGAGGAGCAGATAGCCGAGGGCGATGTTGGCCTGTCCGTTGCCCCAGGCGGCGAGGGCTTCCGGCGTCATGCCGCTGAAATTCTTCTCGAGCATCGCGATGGTGCTCGCGCGCTTGTCGGGCGTGAGGTCGGGGTGCACGATATCGCCGAGGTTGGCCATCGTGTCGTCCATGTCCGAGTACATCGCGATCACGACCGGGGCTTCGCCGACCTGCTTCTGCCCGTAGGCGGCGTCCTTGAGCGCGTTCTTGACCTCTTGGTCGCGCACGACGACAAAGCGCCACGGCTGGAGATTGAACGCGGACGGGGCGCGTCCAGTGAGTTCGAGGAGCGTATGGATCTCGTCGTCGGTGATAGGGACGTCGAGGTACGAACGCACCGAGTGACGCGCCATCGCGGCATCGGCCGCCGAGAGGCGTTCGGTGGGAGTGGCGTACGCCGCGGTGAGGAGCGCGGAGGTGGTGGCTTCGGAAGTAAGCATCTCAGTAAATCCCTGTTGGCGTGACGTATTTCGTTATAACAAGCGTTGGCGCGAAAGAATCAGTTCCCGGGGCAGTTGCGGCGAACACCCTGGAGCAGAATGGCCAACTGCGCGCGCTGGCTATCGGCGAGCCCGTCGAACACGGTCAACTCCGCCTGCTGCACCGCCGGAGCGGCCATCTCCAACAGTGCCTCGCCTTTCCCGGTTAGCTCCGTATGTACAACTCGTCGGTCTTTTTCGTCGCGCTTACGCGCCACTAACCCGGCACTATCGAGCCTGTCAAGCATTCTGGTGACGTCGGGCCCAGGTGCAGCCAAGTGTTTTCCTAGCTCGCTGCAGCCGGCGCCACTCTTGCCGTGGCGCTGGATCACCAGAAGCAGCTCGTACTGTGCCGT containing:
- a CDS encoding ABC transporter ATP-binding protein: MALIITHELTRRFGDVTALDGLTVSIEPGITGLVGSNGAGKSTLVKILLGLLDPSSGSAQVMGHDVVRENRAIRSLVGYMPEHDCLPPEMTAAEFVSFMARCSGLPATAARERAAEVLRHVGLFEERYRPMRGYSTGMAQRVKLAQALVHDPRILVLDEPTNGLDPAGRDEMLALIQRTGREFGISVLVSSHLLGELERVCEHVVLIDAGRLVRAERLGALIGETSTLLVEVDGDVDAYCAALVAQGLVVQRELLRALVDLPNGDDAESVARVFATHDIVRDVAVATGVGLLRIERRRGHLEDLFAGANT
- a CDS encoding ABC transporter ATP-binding protein, whose product is MSTSQSVLQIPLAFDHVSHWYGDVVAVNDVTCAIEAGITGLLGPNGAGKSTMLQMAAGLLAPSSGTVRVYGESPLERPSIFRHVALVPEREALPSMLSARAFVEARAVLLGLRDPKMAALRALTTVEMDTVADRKVGGFSKGMRQRTKLAAALVHEPTLLLLDEPFNGLDPRQRMHMMRLLEDRAGEGTAVLLSSHILEEIEGVASRILVMLSGRLAASGDHRTLRRMMTDRPHTVRIRSTNDRSLASVLLASPSVMGVDIEADALIVRTIDYTGFAHHIAAVAQQASITLLEVQPTDESLEHVFAYLVAR
- a CDS encoding ABC transporter permease subunit; this encodes MSVAYGRISPWATARVLVQLAWARTFSVTLVVGVIGLLLLPVLFALAFAARGSLSGDPVVFLVQRYDTLVCGLAMPLIGLLLGTSAFSAETDDGTLLYLVTTTTPRWWIACVRVLYASIVTGVLSAFAVWSTGAIAADGSNPEHVTTAFTVAVLFGGVTYAALFTALALLTRRALVAGLVYVLFWEGALSRTFPALNYLSVRQWTLSVAASLTESSEQALQTGPSLAASLMGAAVLVVLSVYVGGRRLQRPRITR
- a CDS encoding LON peptidase substrate-binding domain-containing protein; translated protein: MTDLLLPIFPLGVVLFPGTMLPLHLFEPRYRQMLADVRDGDGRFGIIAAMPGVAERDLPAGRMGCVAEVTDVDVMPDGRANIIVTGRERFALTAFIEHDAPYHVATGTVVLDHTGYAPVALAVAADEVLANFKRVVQAVRTLNDDTDPLPNLPDDAAQVAWSVGAMIDLDLESRYRLLAERSPAARLTQIDHVLRKAIPDLELQAALKAK
- a CDS encoding nitroreductase family protein — its product is MLTSEATTSALLTAAYATPTERLSAADAAMARHSVRSYLDVPITDDEIHTLLELTGRAPSAFNLQPWRFVVVRDQEVKNALKDAAYGQKQVGEAPVVIAMYSDMDDTMANLGDIVHPDLTPDKRASTIAMLEKNFSGMTPEALAAWGNGQANIALGYLLLIATSEGFDTSPMLGFQPDQVKAILDIPASATMTAMVALGRGADDGFRSHRHAIERTTSFR
- a CDS encoding MarR family transcriptional regulator, translated to MSSRATVDPTPQDLASANSPASTVHALRTAAAHVERAMTWALEPFAVTTAQYELLLVIQRHGKSGAGCSELGKHLAAPGPDVTRMLDRLDSAGLVARKRDEKDRRVVHTELTGKGEALLEMAAPAVQQAELTVFDGLADSQRAQLAILLQGVRRNCPGN